The following proteins are co-located in the Methylomonas sp. 11b genome:
- a CDS encoding FAD-dependent monooxygenase — translation MKEQFDVVIVGGGMVGAAVACCLGGSELKVAVIEAQVPEAFSSEQPHDLRVSALSIASKNILEAVGAWEGVTSRRYCPFKRMRVWETAGDTTFNSDDIRYPELGYIVENRITQLALLDRLPSFDNIELLMPQTITKINYDGRESELVLADGRVLQAKLLVAADGGQSRVRQAVGLGVTSWDYNQHALVIYIETAYPQQDITWQRFVSSGPQAFLPLTGNYGSIVWYQSPDEVRRLQALSYEQLRDELVAAFPDCLGEVKQVLGVASFPLKRQHAQSYVKRGVALVGDAAHMINPLAGQGVNIGLLDAAALAEILVDARKRGKDIADLAVLQRYEAMRRNENLKMMTLMDVFYRSFSNDILPIKLLRNLGLGLAQRITPARNKAMKAAMGLEGRLPKLARGERLLAR, via the coding sequence ATGAAAGAACAATTTGATGTGGTGATCGTCGGCGGGGGAATGGTGGGTGCCGCCGTGGCTTGTTGCCTGGGCGGCAGCGAGTTAAAAGTAGCTGTGATAGAAGCGCAGGTTCCAGAAGCTTTTTCCAGCGAGCAGCCACATGATTTAAGGGTTTCAGCCTTAAGTATCGCCTCGAAAAACATTCTGGAAGCTGTTGGCGCTTGGGAAGGTGTGACGTCACGGCGCTATTGTCCGTTTAAGCGCATGCGGGTTTGGGAAACGGCCGGCGACACCACCTTTAACAGCGATGACATTCGCTATCCCGAGCTGGGCTATATTGTCGAAAATCGCATCACCCAGCTGGCATTATTGGATAGGCTGCCAAGTTTTGACAATATCGAATTACTGATGCCGCAAACCATCACCAAAATAAATTACGATGGTCGCGAATCGGAGTTGGTATTAGCGGACGGTCGCGTGCTTCAGGCAAAGTTGCTGGTTGCGGCAGATGGCGGACAGTCGCGAGTCAGGCAGGCGGTAGGCTTGGGCGTGACCAGTTGGGATTATAACCAGCATGCCCTAGTGATTTACATAGAAACCGCCTATCCGCAGCAGGACATCACCTGGCAGCGTTTTGTGTCCAGCGGTCCGCAAGCCTTTTTGCCGTTGACAGGCAATTACGGTTCCATCGTTTGGTATCAATCCCCCGATGAAGTTCGACGTTTACAAGCCTTGTCTTACGAGCAATTACGGGATGAGCTGGTAGCGGCTTTTCCCGATTGTCTGGGCGAGGTCAAGCAGGTGTTGGGTGTTGCGAGTTTCCCACTGAAGCGGCAGCATGCGCAAAGCTACGTGAAGCGAGGTGTGGCTCTGGTGGGCGATGCAGCGCACATGATTAACCCATTGGCCGGCCAGGGCGTCAATATCGGCTTGCTGGATGCTGCGGCGCTGGCGGAAATACTGGTCGATGCCCGCAAACGCGGCAAGGACATCGCAGATCTGGCGGTGTTGCAGCGTTACGAAGCGATGCGCCGCAACGAGAATCTGAAAATGATGACCTTAATGGATGTGTTTTATCGGTCATTTAGTAACGACATTTTGCCGATTAAACTGCTAAGAAATCTTGGTCTGGGTTTGGCCCAACGCATCACTCCCGCCCGCAACAAAGCGATGAAGGCTGCGATGGGGTTGGAAGGTCGTCTGCCGAAATTAGCTCGCGGCGAACGTTTGTTAGCTAGATAA
- a CDS encoding glutamate synthase-related protein: MIKNAQKINAIHMLYDADLSQDSCGVGFITRKDSKQTHELLVKSHEALCTIPHRGGMSAEGIGDGAGVNIDLSLKFFRKVTGNDDLELGQFGVANFFFPEDHAHYDSEAQKLVEEQFLQFDLPIIKWREVPVDSSVLNAAALRAQLPIKQVIFGRPKSLKDASHEAFERHIQSALLTIEANGFTRPELKGFYPLSMSSRTQVYKGRLNSFEVIPYFVDLYDADHEISTLFFHTRFSTNTAPATMMAQPFRYMAHNGELNTDKKNRLSENAIARQNNKHVVFPCGQSDSGRLDQTLTRRINEDQLDIVTAILAMMPPAWENDTTLSADVRAMLEYFSLYEEKNDGPAALIFNDGIRVGARLDRLGLRPLRSVETAEYLAVMSEAGQIDFPPEKVLRRGRIEAGGMLYFDHNTGESYNSHQVMERLAKERDYKALLKQSCLHISELPKVELTELNNEHELNIDQRHTAYSLNQESFKFLLDPILQTGLEKVSAMGYGLTPNALSASEGGMSRYFSQRFAQVTNPPLDSLRESDGMTLRVALGAKPTFAPQNSKQLMIESPILQRTQLEQIRRQSQVKTATIEALYTPNFENAAQNELALEQALQTVCKEVEQAARSNTGIIILSDANISKTQAAIPALLTIAAANQHLVKHGLRFNSSLIMETGQAASPHDVATILGFGASAICPLSVHNRVTTEYADPAAQQKALYSFQKGVEKSLMKTMGKFGLCTAESYIGGEFFESNYLDTDEPKLKPYFPNINASVGGVRYSDIAASATEWHHKALSVKSENDIPFLGLFKERNEGAGHTFGNTAVREYINMTDEAIMYIAPQQAPEASDTAYLDFGYEKRTPAQIDAFGITPAYRSFTHNLAQERANRPAALRDVMEFPADVSDANSKADFDRLLGSQDLHGNNNYLIRGLQVEKSNGVVFSIRFTENSSKARLEQLAEHLKARFAGNDFGLTLENDSISLRANDSDSLIYNYLSNVRPARSRIALDLVQPAHQITPTFASGAMSHGALLAEAHEAVAQGTNIAGGMSNSGEGGEHSSRFGTIRSSKIKQFASGRFGVWAGYLADPNLEEIEIKIGQGAKPGEGGQLPAPKVSVEIAALRGGTPKVELVSPPPHHDTYSIEDLGQLIHDAKAARVRVVVKLVSSEGIGTIAVGVAKAGADVINVAGNTGGTGAAAVTSLKNTGRSPEIGIAEVHQALAANGLRDKVILRCSAAHQNGADVVKSAILGGDSFEFGTTALMMLRCVMAKNCNIRCPAGLTTAHEEFKGDPRVLAQFFMNLAHEVREILADLGYTSLQEIRGKTELLHLIDHPSMVGQIHLQKLLAEVPVIKIEKPIYLEKDFAIDDLIFARVKSALFEKGQKQVVVEGDEFKLNNRNKTVGGQTAVDLERLLAYELSSEQVAASPIIYTNQHGRRYLADDSIIVRTHGSAGQSYAAFNNDGMRMEHTGTCNDGVGKTACGGTIVIKSPGGGSKLPGENVLIGNFALFGASGGKTFINGEAGDRFAVRNSGAMAVVEGVGDFACEYMINGAVLNLGGFGKGFCTGMSGGNAYQYDPDNRLDDLYDDTSVSIHSLTDHTDVASSHEQFILYMLEQHVEHTGSEKAQAILANWTNERQHFKFALPLWLNRTQTAEYLSKALDRKAMIEELSVAFAQKQIEQIKQAYKNDTPLFDGAIPGYGETDTDLTLKLINSYAVIDKAQQIARDQLNKAGQPATEALVDKHAYKLVMERPRKLQDALIKNIREAYSQYDDGQLAALMAEKRLNDYKTTLMLRDVQSIYSIGSTAWIIEQDRFNRVALAGLPSIDKNLASLESLSIVKDMLQSASA; this comes from the coding sequence ATGATTAAAAACGCCCAGAAAATTAACGCAATACACATGCTTTACGACGCTGATCTCTCCCAGGATAGCTGCGGTGTCGGATTTATCACCCGCAAAGACAGCAAACAGACCCACGAGCTCCTAGTCAAGTCACACGAAGCCTTGTGTACGATTCCGCATCGCGGCGGCATGAGCGCGGAAGGCATAGGCGACGGCGCCGGCGTTAATATCGATTTGTCTCTGAAGTTTTTCCGTAAGGTCACAGGGAATGATGACCTGGAACTGGGACAATTCGGCGTAGCCAACTTTTTCTTCCCGGAAGATCACGCCCATTACGATTCTGAAGCACAAAAGCTGGTCGAAGAACAATTTCTGCAATTCGATCTGCCCATTATCAAATGGCGGGAAGTGCCTGTTGACAGCTCGGTGTTAAATGCGGCGGCGTTGCGCGCGCAATTACCGATCAAGCAGGTCATTTTCGGTCGCCCAAAATCCCTTAAAGATGCCAGTCACGAGGCTTTTGAAAGACATATTCAGTCCGCGCTGTTAACGATAGAAGCCAACGGCTTTACTCGCCCGGAACTGAAAGGTTTTTATCCGTTGTCGATGAGTTCCCGCACCCAGGTTTATAAAGGCCGCCTGAACTCGTTTGAAGTCATCCCCTACTTTGTCGACTTGTACGACGCCGACCACGAAATCAGCACACTGTTCTTCCATACCCGTTTTTCCACTAACACCGCGCCGGCGACGATGATGGCCCAGCCGTTTCGTTATATGGCGCATAACGGCGAGTTGAACACCGACAAGAAAAACCGCCTCAGCGAAAATGCTATTGCTCGGCAAAACAACAAACATGTCGTGTTTCCCTGCGGACAATCGGATTCCGGTCGCCTGGATCAAACACTGACCCGCCGCATTAACGAAGATCAGCTGGATATCGTCACCGCCATTTTGGCAATGATGCCGCCAGCCTGGGAAAACGATACAACCCTATCGGCAGACGTGCGTGCCATGCTGGAATATTTCAGCCTATACGAAGAGAAAAACGACGGCCCGGCGGCGTTAATCTTCAATGATGGCATCCGTGTCGGTGCCCGCCTGGACCGCCTGGGCTTACGGCCATTGCGCTCTGTCGAAACCGCAGAGTATCTGGCGGTGATGTCCGAAGCCGGCCAGATCGATTTCCCACCCGAAAAAGTGCTAAGACGTGGCCGCATCGAGGCTGGCGGCATGCTGTATTTCGACCATAACACCGGTGAGTCATACAATAGCCATCAAGTCATGGAACGTTTGGCCAAGGAAAGAGACTATAAAGCGCTGCTAAAACAAAGCTGCCTTCACATCAGCGAATTGCCCAAAGTAGAGCTTACGGAACTCAACAACGAGCATGAACTGAATATCGATCAACGTCACACTGCTTATTCGCTGAACCAGGAAAGTTTTAAGTTTTTGCTGGACCCTATTCTGCAAACCGGCTTGGAAAAAGTCTCGGCGATGGGTTACGGCCTGACGCCGAACGCTTTGAGCGCGTCTGAAGGCGGTATGTCACGTTATTTCAGCCAACGCTTTGCTCAGGTTACCAATCCGCCACTGGACTCTCTGCGTGAAAGCGACGGCATGACCTTGCGCGTAGCCTTGGGTGCCAAACCGACTTTTGCACCGCAGAACAGCAAACAGCTGATGATCGAATCGCCGATCCTGCAACGCACTCAGCTGGAACAGATTCGCAGACAAAGCCAAGTAAAAACTGCGACTATAGAGGCGCTATACACTCCGAACTTTGAAAATGCCGCGCAAAACGAACTGGCTTTGGAACAAGCTTTGCAAACTGTCTGCAAAGAAGTCGAACAAGCCGCGCGCAGCAATACCGGCATCATCATTCTGAGCGACGCCAATATCAGCAAAACCCAAGCCGCCATCCCTGCGTTGTTGACCATTGCCGCAGCCAACCAGCATTTAGTAAAACATGGCTTGCGCTTTAATAGCTCATTGATCATGGAAACCGGCCAGGCAGCCAGCCCGCACGACGTGGCCACCATTCTGGGTTTCGGCGCATCCGCCATCTGCCCGCTCAGTGTCCATAACCGGGTAACAACCGAATACGCCGATCCGGCAGCCCAGCAAAAAGCGCTATACAGCTTTCAAAAAGGTGTCGAAAAATCGCTGATGAAAACCATGGGCAAATTCGGCCTGTGTACCGCTGAAAGCTATATCGGCGGCGAGTTTTTCGAATCCAATTACCTGGATACCGACGAACCGAAATTAAAACCGTATTTCCCCAACATCAATGCTTCCGTCGGCGGGGTGCGTTACAGTGACATCGCCGCCAGCGCAACGGAATGGCACCATAAGGCGCTATCCGTAAAAAGCGAAAACGATATTCCGTTTCTAGGCCTATTCAAAGAGCGTAACGAAGGTGCCGGCCACACGTTTGGCAACACGGCGGTGCGCGAATATATCAACATGACCGATGAAGCGATCATGTACATAGCGCCACAACAAGCGCCGGAAGCCAGCGATACGGCGTATTTGGATTTCGGCTATGAGAAACGCACACCGGCGCAAATTGACGCTTTCGGTATTACTCCGGCTTATCGCAGCTTTACCCACAACCTGGCTCAGGAGCGGGCGAACCGCCCAGCTGCTTTGCGCGATGTAATGGAGTTTCCGGCCGATGTCAGCGACGCTAACAGCAAAGCCGATTTTGATCGCCTTTTGGGCAGCCAGGATTTGCACGGTAACAATAATTACCTGATCCGCGGCCTACAAGTCGAGAAAAGCAACGGCGTGGTGTTTAGCATTCGGTTTACCGAGAATTCAAGCAAAGCGCGTCTGGAACAATTAGCCGAACACCTAAAAGCTCGCTTTGCCGGTAACGATTTCGGTTTAACCCTGGAAAACGACAGTATCAGTCTGCGGGCGAACGACAGCGACAGTCTGATTTACAACTATCTGAGCAACGTGCGCCCTGCCCGCTCGCGGATAGCGCTGGACCTTGTTCAGCCCGCCCATCAAATCACTCCGACTTTTGCATCCGGTGCGATGAGTCACGGCGCGCTGCTGGCCGAAGCCCACGAAGCAGTGGCGCAAGGTACCAACATTGCCGGCGGTATGAGCAACTCCGGGGAAGGCGGCGAACACTCCAGCCGCTTTGGCACAATTCGTTCCAGCAAAATCAAACAGTTCGCTTCCGGCCGCTTCGGTGTTTGGGCTGGCTATTTGGCCGATCCGAATCTGGAGGAAATCGAAATTAAAATCGGCCAAGGCGCCAAGCCTGGCGAAGGCGGTCAATTACCGGCACCCAAAGTATCGGTGGAAATTGCTGCGCTACGTGGCGGCACACCCAAAGTGGAACTAGTCAGCCCACCGCCGCATCACGATACCTATTCCATCGAAGACTTGGGCCAATTGATCCATGACGCCAAGGCAGCCCGCGTCCGCGTGGTGGTAAAACTGGTTTCCTCGGAAGGCATAGGCACCATCGCAGTTGGTGTTGCCAAAGCCGGCGCCGATGTAATCAACGTAGCGGGCAACACCGGCGGTACCGGCGCGGCGGCTGTTACCAGCTTGAAAAACACCGGCCGCTCGCCGGAAATCGGTATCGCCGAAGTGCATCAAGCGTTGGCTGCCAACGGTTTGCGCGATAAGGTCATTCTGCGTTGCAGTGCGGCTCACCAAAACGGTGCCGACGTGGTGAAATCGGCTATTCTCGGCGGCGATTCCTTCGAGTTCGGTACCACCGCGCTGATGATGCTGCGCTGCGTGATGGCGAAAAACTGCAATATCCGCTGCCCCGCCGGGTTGACCACCGCCCACGAAGAATTCAAAGGCGATCCGCGTGTATTGGCACAATTCTTTATGAACCTGGCCCACGAAGTGCGCGAAATCCTGGCTGACCTGGGTTACACCAGTTTGCAGGAAATTCGTGGTAAAACCGAGTTGCTGCATCTGATCGACCACCCCAGCATGGTCGGCCAAATCCACCTGCAAAAACTACTGGCGGAAGTACCAGTCATTAAAATCGAGAAACCGATTTATCTGGAAAAAGATTTCGCGATCGACGATTTGATCTTCGCGCGCGTCAAATCGGCGTTGTTCGAAAAAGGTCAAAAACAGGTAGTCGTCGAAGGGGACGAATTCAAACTGAACAACCGTAATAAAACCGTCGGCGGTCAAACCGCGGTCGATCTGGAACGCTTGTTGGCTTATGAATTAAGTTCGGAACAAGTAGCTGCGTCGCCCATCATCTATACCAACCAGCATGGCCGCCGCTATCTGGCCGACGATTCCATTATCGTCCGCACCCATGGTTCGGCAGGTCAAAGTTACGCCGCGTTCAACAACGACGGCATGCGTATGGAGCACACCGGCACCTGCAACGATGGCGTCGGCAAAACCGCTTGCGGCGGTACCATCGTTATCAAATCTCCCGGCGGCGGCTCCAAGTTGCCTGGCGAGAACGTGTTGATCGGTAACTTTGCACTATTCGGTGCGTCCGGCGGCAAAACCTTTATCAATGGCGAAGCCGGAGACCGTTTTGCAGTACGTAACTCCGGCGCGATGGCTGTCGTCGAAGGCGTCGGTGACTTTGCCTGCGAATACATGATTAACGGCGCGGTATTGAATCTGGGCGGTTTTGGTAAAGGCTTCTGCACCGGAATGTCTGGCGGTAATGCCTACCAATACGACCCTGATAATCGCTTAGACGATTTGTATGACGACACCTCGGTATCGATACACAGTTTGACCGATCACACCGATGTAGCAAGTAGTCATGAGCAATTCATTTTGTACATGCTGGAGCAACATGTTGAACATACCGGCTCGGAAAAAGCCCAGGCCATTCTGGCTAATTGGACCAACGAGCGTCAGCACTTCAAATTTGCCTTGCCGCTCTGGTTAAACCGCACGCAAACGGCCGAATACCTGAGCAAAGCTTTGGATCGCAAAGCTATGATCGAAGAATTGTCGGTGGCATTTGCGCAAAAGCAAATCGAGCAAATCAAACAGGCTTACAAAAACGACACACCACTGTTCGACGGTGCTATCCCCGGTTACGGCGAAACCGACACCGATCTCACTTTGAAACTGATCAACAGCTATGCGGTGATCGATAAAGCGCAGCAAATTGCCCGCGATCAACTGAATAAAGCCGGCCAACCTGCAACCGAAGCCTTAGTTGATAAACATGCTTACAAGTTAGTCATGGAACGTCCGCGCAAACTGCAAGACGCCCTGATTAAAAATATCCGCGAAGCTTACAGCCAATACGATGACGGCCAGTTAGCGGCGTTGATGGCGGAAAAACGCCTGAACGACTACAAAACCACGCTGATGCTGCGCGACGTGCAAAGCATTTACTCGATCGGCTCCACGGCCTGGATCATCGAACAGGATAGATTCAATCGTGTCGCTTTGGCCGGCCTGCCGTCCATCGATAAAAATCTGGCGAGCTTGGAAAGCCTGTCTATCGTTAAAGACATGCTGCAAAGCGCGTCCGCCTAA
- the glnD gene encoding [protein-PII] uridylyltransferase: MSQALFTENDFLNCFAGDNPVAKFKNAINEENAQLKMRFNPDQATVGLLTEKARFIDNLLTACWLHFLDAAASCHSLIATGGYGRGELFPYSDIDILVLLGAANPIDYQQQVSGFCNFLWDIGLKPGLSTRSVTECLAVAEDDQTVFTNLLEMRLITGNSELFSDLKHQVNSETLWPSEQFFPAKMAEQQKRYSKFHDTAYNLEPNIKEGPGGLRDLQVISWVFKRHYNASSLRELIKYGFLPKSEYDNLITARDILWRLRFALHNLTNRCEDRLVFDYQRELASQFGYIDKNEQPDVEQFMQFYFKTVVDIERLNEMLLQLLNERLISNKESLAPIPITANFSSIDGYLEVSHKDVFQKQPLALLEIFLILQQSPSLKGIRASTIRLIRKNLHLINADFRANKQANRLFMDILRQPRGITSQLKRMNRYGVLAAYLPDFANIVARMQYDLFHIYTVDEHTLFVIRNLRRFSLAKHNKELPFCNNIFLLISKPDILYIAAMFHDIAKGRGGDHSTLGETIANNFCQQHELSSHDTKLITWLVRQHLLMSMTAQRKDISDPDVIHTFAQEVGSIERLNYLYLLTVADIRATNPSLWNAWKDVLLKDLYISTHQALHRGLQNPMVRSERVQENKKEARDELLKLGISKTNITQSWQHLSDDYFLRYSADEIAWHTIAIAACQESELPLVLLRPQTQRGSAEIFVYTRNEAQIFSISTATLDHLGLTILDARIITTADQYVLNSFQVLEQSGEAINDLYREVHICTSLRQGLIAKKVKASKNIHKQSRQARHFPIETSITFLEDPSHKHTVIELVTTDRAGLLSTIGKAFTELDIQLHDAKITTIGSRAEDMFYISDQQSMPITDEDKKAQIRTTMLRYLSLKS, encoded by the coding sequence GTGAGCCAAGCGCTGTTCACCGAGAATGATTTTCTCAACTGTTTCGCGGGCGACAATCCGGTCGCCAAATTCAAAAATGCGATTAACGAGGAAAATGCGCAGTTAAAAATGCGCTTTAACCCGGACCAGGCGACGGTCGGCCTGCTGACCGAGAAAGCTCGGTTCATCGACAATCTATTGACCGCCTGTTGGCTGCATTTCCTCGACGCAGCCGCCAGCTGCCACAGCCTGATCGCGACCGGCGGGTACGGCAGAGGCGAATTGTTTCCTTACTCGGATATCGATATTTTGGTGTTGCTCGGCGCAGCCAACCCGATAGACTATCAACAGCAAGTATCCGGTTTTTGTAACTTCCTATGGGATATTGGCTTAAAACCAGGACTTAGTACGCGTAGCGTAACAGAGTGCCTGGCTGTTGCCGAGGACGACCAAACCGTATTTACCAACCTGCTGGAAATGCGCCTGATTACCGGCAACTCCGAACTATTTAGCGATTTAAAACACCAGGTAAATTCCGAAACACTCTGGCCATCGGAACAATTTTTTCCAGCCAAAATGGCTGAACAACAAAAGCGTTACAGCAAGTTCCACGACACCGCTTACAACCTGGAACCGAACATCAAGGAAGGTCCGGGCGGACTCCGCGACTTGCAGGTAATCAGCTGGGTATTCAAACGCCATTACAACGCATCGTCTCTCCGAGAGTTAATCAAGTACGGTTTTTTACCGAAATCGGAATACGACAACCTCATTACCGCTCGCGACATCCTCTGGCGCCTGCGCTTTGCACTACACAATCTGACCAACCGCTGCGAAGACCGCTTGGTGTTCGACTACCAACGCGAGTTAGCCAGCCAGTTCGGCTACATCGATAAGAACGAGCAACCGGATGTCGAGCAATTCATGCAGTTTTACTTCAAAACTGTCGTGGATATCGAGCGTCTGAACGAAATGCTGTTACAACTGCTGAACGAGAGACTGATCAGCAATAAGGAAAGCCTGGCCCCAATCCCTATCACCGCCAATTTTTCCTCGATTGATGGCTATCTGGAAGTCAGCCACAAAGACGTATTTCAAAAACAACCGCTGGCTTTGCTGGAAATTTTTTTAATCTTGCAACAATCGCCCTCTTTGAAGGGAATTCGTGCCAGCACCATCCGTTTGATTCGCAAAAATCTGCACCTGATCAATGCCGACTTCCGCGCCAATAAACAGGCCAACCGCCTGTTCATGGATATTCTCAGACAGCCTCGAGGCATTACCAGCCAACTCAAGCGAATGAACCGCTACGGCGTACTCGCCGCCTATTTGCCGGATTTCGCCAATATCGTGGCGCGCATGCAGTACGACCTATTCCACATCTATACCGTAGACGAGCACACTCTGTTTGTTATTCGTAATTTGCGGCGCTTCTCGCTGGCCAAACACAATAAGGAGTTGCCGTTTTGCAATAATATTTTTTTACTGATTTCAAAGCCTGACATTTTGTACATTGCCGCCATGTTTCACGACATAGCTAAAGGCAGGGGCGGGGATCATTCCACGCTAGGCGAAACCATCGCCAACAATTTTTGCCAGCAGCACGAATTATCAAGCCACGACACCAAGTTGATCACTTGGCTGGTTCGTCAGCATTTGCTGATGTCGATGACTGCACAACGCAAGGACATCAGCGACCCGGACGTCATCCACACCTTCGCCCAGGAAGTCGGCAGTATAGAGCGGCTAAATTATTTATATCTGCTAACAGTGGCAGACATTCGCGCCACAAATCCTAGCCTGTGGAATGCCTGGAAAGATGTATTGCTGAAAGATTTGTATATTTCCACCCACCAAGCCTTGCATCGCGGACTACAAAATCCGATGGTCCGATCTGAACGGGTACAGGAAAACAAAAAAGAAGCGCGCGACGAGCTTTTGAAACTGGGCATATCCAAAACCAATATTACACAGTCTTGGCAGCATCTCAGTGACGACTATTTTCTGCGCTATTCTGCGGACGAAATAGCCTGGCACACAATTGCGATCGCGGCCTGCCAGGAAAGCGAACTGCCGCTGGTGCTATTGCGGCCGCAAACCCAGCGCGGCAGCGCGGAGATTTTCGTTTACACCCGTAACGAAGCGCAAATTTTTTCAATTTCGACCGCCACCCTGGACCACCTGGGCTTAACGATTCTGGATGCCAGAATCATTACCACTGCCGATCAGTACGTCTTGAACAGTTTTCAGGTGCTGGAACAATCCGGCGAAGCCATTAACGACTTGTATCGCGAGGTGCACATCTGCACCTCGCTACGCCAAGGTTTGATTGCCAAAAAGGTTAAAGCCTCAAAGAATATCCACAAGCAATCCCGTCAGGCCCGGCACTTTCCGATTGAAACCAGTATCACCTTTCTGGAAGATCCATCGCACAAACACACCGTGATCGAATTAGTTACCACGGATCGCGCCGGTTTGCTGTCTACCATAGGCAAGGCGTTTACGGAGTTGGACATCCAATTGCACGATGCAAAAATCACCACGATAGGCAGTCGCGCGGAAGACATGTTCTACATCAGCGACCAGCAGTCAATGCCTATCACAGACGAGGACAAAAAAGCCCAAATACGCACCACCATGTTGCGATATTTGAGCCTGAAAAGCTAA